In one Nocardioides luteus genomic region, the following are encoded:
- a CDS encoding MFS transporter, translating to MIRPPSDPVERPLVGAVAALSLARGMFFAVSALYFTRTIGLSAVTVGVGLTVAGAVGVVATYAGGRLSDRWGADRVQLVAMTSYGIALLAYALARDVVAFVLVATWVSASRGFQSSAQSTLVARWFDGPERVAVRARLRVVMNVMIGVGTLLAAVALAVDTGAAYRATMVLVGALTTLAAVPLVGLRRRVAGLGETMDAGSGPTVAKGPSPLRDRTYVTATVLSGVMAIHFGVTSIGVPLWVADHTDAPTVLVSLLLVVNTVYVALFQVRASRGTHDIATAGRAVRGAGFLLLAACVLFAAAAYAGPVVATVLLLSAALASSAAETRGEAGSWGLAFELADQQRAGAYQGVSQMGYALAHMLAPLVVTATAIDHGTGGWMALGALFAVTGVLTAVLARHAAAARARGVPQRSEYVASETPV from the coding sequence ATGATCCGACCTCCCAGCGACCCGGTCGAGCGCCCGCTCGTCGGCGCCGTCGCCGCCCTCTCGCTCGCCCGCGGGATGTTCTTCGCCGTCAGCGCGCTCTACTTCACCCGCACGATCGGGCTCTCGGCGGTGACCGTCGGTGTCGGCCTGACCGTCGCCGGCGCGGTCGGCGTCGTGGCCACGTACGCAGGTGGGCGGCTCAGCGACCGATGGGGCGCCGACCGGGTCCAGCTGGTGGCGATGACGAGCTACGGGATCGCTCTGCTGGCCTACGCCCTGGCGCGGGACGTGGTCGCGTTCGTGCTGGTCGCGACCTGGGTCTCGGCCTCGCGGGGCTTCCAGTCGAGCGCGCAGTCGACGCTGGTCGCGCGCTGGTTCGACGGTCCCGAGCGGGTGGCCGTACGCGCCCGGCTGCGGGTGGTGATGAACGTGATGATCGGGGTCGGGACGCTGCTCGCAGCGGTGGCGCTGGCCGTGGACACCGGGGCGGCCTACCGCGCCACCATGGTGCTCGTCGGGGCGCTCACCACCCTCGCGGCGGTGCCGCTCGTCGGGCTCAGGCGCCGGGTCGCCGGGCTGGGCGAGACGATGGACGCCGGCTCCGGCCCGACGGTGGCCAAGGGACCCTCGCCGCTGCGCGACCGCACCTACGTGACCGCGACCGTGCTCAGCGGGGTGATGGCGATCCACTTCGGGGTGACCTCGATCGGGGTGCCGCTGTGGGTGGCCGACCACACCGACGCACCGACCGTCCTGGTCTCGCTGCTCCTCGTGGTGAACACCGTCTACGTGGCGCTCTTCCAGGTCCGGGCCTCGCGTGGCACCCACGACATCGCCACGGCCGGGCGGGCCGTGCGTGGTGCGGGGTTCCTGCTGCTGGCGGCCTGCGTCCTCTTCGCCGCGGCGGCCTACGCCGGCCCCGTGGTCGCCACCGTGCTCCTGCTGTCGGCCGCGCTCGCCTCCTCGGCCGCCGAGACCCGTGGCGAGGCGGGCAGCTGGGGGCTGGCCTTCGAGCTGGCCGATCAGCAGCGGGCCGGTGCGTACCAGGGCGTGAGCCAGATGGGCTACGCGCTCGCCCACATGCTCGCGCCGCTGGTGGTGACCGCCACCGCGATCGACCACGGCACCGGCGGGTGGATGGCGCTCGGTGCGCTCTTCGCCGTCACCGGCGTCCTCACCGCCGTGCTCGCCCGGCACGCCGCCGCGGCGCGCGCCCGGGGCGTGCCTCAGCGCAGCGAGTACGTCGCCAGCGAGACGCCGGTGTAG
- a CDS encoding ArsR/SmtB family transcription factor, which produces MIRYELAGPDLSEVRFAISPLNELTLSLRALRDPGRFPLHLPWLRSVGTADLDRETLLALTNDRLWTPDFLNPRPRTPLARLEDELEVVAATPPDRVRADLAAVHFDDGPPAVLAGRPQEVLRRVLTALRGYWDACFEPHWQRMRAVLEADIVYRGRTIVHSGMAAMFADISPRVSLADDVLSIRLTTSKVDYRRTTAGVGLTVVPTLFTRNPSTPISPQEPPVMFYPARGLGTLWTTDRPQAPRALRDLIGETRSGLLTLLEAPASSTELAVRLGVTTTAVNQHLRAMRAAGLLTSARHGRSVLYLRSDLGDRLLDAVS; this is translated from the coding sequence ATGATCAGGTACGAGCTGGCCGGTCCCGACCTGAGCGAGGTCAGGTTCGCCATCTCGCCGCTCAACGAGCTCACCCTCTCGCTGCGCGCGCTGCGCGACCCCGGCCGCTTCCCGCTCCACCTGCCCTGGCTCCGCTCGGTCGGCACCGCCGACCTGGACCGCGAGACCCTGCTGGCGCTGACCAACGACCGGCTCTGGACGCCGGACTTCCTCAACCCGCGACCGCGCACGCCGCTCGCGCGGCTCGAGGACGAGCTCGAGGTCGTCGCGGCGACGCCGCCGGACCGCGTACGTGCCGACCTCGCCGCCGTCCACTTCGACGACGGTCCGCCGGCAGTCCTCGCCGGGCGCCCGCAGGAGGTGCTGCGCCGCGTCCTCACCGCGCTCCGCGGCTACTGGGACGCCTGCTTCGAGCCGCACTGGCAGCGGATGCGCGCGGTGCTGGAGGCCGACATCGTCTACCGCGGGCGCACGATCGTCCACTCCGGCATGGCCGCGATGTTCGCCGACATCTCGCCGCGGGTCTCCCTGGCCGACGACGTCCTCTCGATCCGGCTCACCACCTCGAAGGTCGACTACCGGCGTACGACCGCGGGGGTCGGGCTCACCGTGGTCCCCACCCTGTTCACCCGCAACCCGTCGACCCCGATCTCACCGCAGGAGCCGCCGGTCATGTTCTACCCCGCGCGCGGCCTCGGCACCCTCTGGACGACCGACCGGCCGCAGGCGCCGCGGGCGCTGCGCGACCTCATCGGCGAGACCCGCTCCGGGCTTCTCACCCTGCTGGAGGCCCCGGCGTCCTCGACCGAGCTGGCCGTACGTCTCGGGGTCACCACCACGGCCGTCAACCAGCACCTGCGGGCGATGCGCGCGGCCGGCCTGCTCACCTCGGCCCGGCACGGCCGATCGGTCCTCTACCTGCGCTCCGACCTCGGCGATCGCCTTCTGGACGCGGTGAGCTGA
- a CDS encoding amino acid permease has translation MSVWRTKSIEQSLADADHPDFKLKRRLTAVDLTVFGIGVIIGAGIFTLTGRAAAQYAGPGVVFSFVIAAICCGLAALCYAEFASSVPVSGSAYTFSYATLGEMLAWIIGWDLILEMVLGASVVAQGWSSYLVTFLEEIGLGWPEGYGPDANAEFGQPNLAALVLVIVLVGLIAIGIKESLRVNLALVAVKLFIVLFVIVAGMFYISGSNYDPFVPERAGSVSGEGIHQPLIQWAFGLEPQTFGVLGIISAASVVFFAYIGFDVVATTAEEANNPQRDLPRGIIGSLVICTILYVAVALVITGMVRYDQIDPEAALATAFRDVGRGGFATLISAGAVAGLTTVVMTLMIGAIRVIFAMSRDGLFPVKFAHVNPKTGTPVRITLTVGVFVAIVATFTPIGKLEEMVNIGTLTAFALVSIAVPILRKRRPDLPRAFKVPFNPVLPIVAALICIYLTLNLSVETWLRFLIWMAIGFAIYFVYGYRNSRVGKGGDDKAVEPLHM, from the coding sequence ATGTCTGTTTGGCGAACCAAGTCCATCGAACAATCTCTCGCCGATGCCGACCACCCTGATTTCAAGCTCAAGAGACGGCTGACCGCCGTCGACCTGACCGTCTTCGGGATCGGCGTCATCATCGGAGCGGGAATCTTCACCCTGACCGGTCGGGCCGCGGCCCAGTACGCCGGTCCGGGTGTGGTCTTCTCCTTCGTCATCGCCGCGATCTGCTGTGGTCTGGCGGCGCTGTGCTACGCCGAGTTCGCCTCCAGCGTGCCGGTCTCGGGGTCGGCCTACACCTTCTCCTACGCCACCCTCGGCGAGATGCTCGCCTGGATCATCGGCTGGGACCTGATCCTGGAGATGGTGCTCGGTGCGTCCGTGGTCGCGCAGGGCTGGAGCAGCTACCTGGTGACGTTCCTCGAGGAGATCGGCCTCGGCTGGCCCGAGGGCTACGGCCCTGACGCCAACGCCGAGTTCGGCCAGCCCAACCTGGCCGCGCTGGTGCTCGTGATCGTCCTCGTCGGACTGATCGCGATCGGCATCAAGGAGTCGCTGCGGGTCAACCTCGCGCTCGTCGCCGTCAAGCTGTTCATCGTCCTGTTCGTCATCGTCGCCGGCATGTTCTACATCTCCGGCTCCAACTACGACCCGTTCGTCCCCGAGCGCGCCGGCTCCGTCAGCGGCGAGGGCATCCACCAGCCGCTGATCCAGTGGGCCTTCGGCCTCGAGCCGCAGACCTTCGGTGTCCTCGGCATCATCTCGGCCGCCTCGGTCGTCTTCTTCGCCTACATCGGCTTCGACGTGGTCGCCACGACCGCGGAGGAGGCCAACAACCCCCAGCGCGACCTGCCCCGCGGCATCATCGGCTCGCTGGTGATCTGCACGATCCTCTACGTCGCCGTCGCCCTGGTCATCACCGGCATGGTGAGGTACGACCAGATCGACCCCGAGGCGGCCCTCGCCACCGCGTTCCGTGACGTCGGCCGCGGCGGCTTCGCGACCCTGATCTCGGCAGGCGCCGTCGCCGGTCTGACCACCGTCGTGATGACGCTGATGATCGGCGCGATCCGGGTCATCTTCGCGATGAGCCGCGACGGTCTGTTCCCGGTGAAGTTCGCCCACGTCAACCCGAAGACCGGCACGCCGGTGCGGATCACCCTCACCGTCGGCGTCTTCGTCGCGATCGTGGCCACGTTCACCCCGATCGGCAAGCTCGAGGAGATGGTCAACATCGGCACTCTGACCGCGTTCGCGCTGGTCTCGATCGCCGTGCCGATCCTGCGCAAGCGTCGCCCGGACCTGCCGCGCGCCTTCAAGGTGCCGTTCAACCCGGTGCTGCCGATCGTGGCCGCGCTGATCTGCATCTACCTGACGCTCAACCTGAGCGTCGAGACCTGGCTGCGGTTCCTGATCTGGATGGCGATCGGCTTCGCGATCTACTTCGTCTACGGCTACCGCAACTCGCGTGTCGGCAAGGGCGGCGACGACAAGGCCGTCGAGCCCCTGCACATGTGA
- a CDS encoding tannase/feruloyl esterase family alpha/beta hydrolase: MPRTLVRRFLTFGSSLALAAAALVAGQVPASAAPSASTTDCSALAGLRIPAHRIGLPTTGAEVTATTSMPASGTGPTAIPAYCRADIAIHPVDPAAPDIRMGLALPEGWNGRSMMFGGGGYNGTVPNLAQNVPFGPVDRRTPLGRGYATYASDSGHQADTTRHPIASLDGWFGQNDEALRNFSGDALKKVHDTARFVITKAFGRGPGTTYFAGGSTGGREALAVAQRWPRDFDGVISAYPAWNAATLDLFFGRITHEFAKPGAFPSKVQQDLVAQRVLAACDGGDGLADGVVSDEAGCDFDPETLLCGEGETPGATCLSREQVDAVVAADSSWRLPYRVASGEWGYPGFPLLSGARMSTPILGFGTTAPADPMPVTAGYGMQFWNQWAKYFIARDPQISPFAIDPAAPGEWQRRISELTALQDVNDADLRPFARSGGRLILVHGAADELVSHRSTIDYYQRVQRVMGKRATEEFSRFYLVPGANHANFAPVAFSASYDSLTALQKWAEDGVAPDRHQVVADGNVGANRTRPLCEWPTWPAYVGGSVSEASSFRCGM, from the coding sequence ATGCCCCGCACCCTCGTACGCAGATTCCTGACCTTCGGCTCGTCGCTGGCTCTCGCCGCCGCGGCCCTGGTCGCCGGCCAGGTGCCCGCGAGCGCCGCACCGTCGGCGAGCACCACCGACTGCTCGGCGCTCGCCGGGCTGAGGATCCCCGCGCACCGCATCGGCCTGCCGACCACCGGGGCCGAGGTGACGGCGACGACCTCGATGCCGGCCTCCGGCACCGGCCCGACCGCGATCCCGGCCTACTGCCGCGCCGACATCGCGATCCATCCGGTCGACCCCGCAGCACCCGACATCCGGATGGGGCTGGCGCTGCCGGAGGGCTGGAACGGCAGGTCGATGATGTTCGGCGGTGGCGGTTACAACGGCACCGTCCCCAACCTCGCCCAGAACGTGCCCTTCGGCCCGGTCGACCGGCGCACCCCGCTCGGACGCGGCTACGCGACCTACGCCAGCGACTCCGGCCACCAGGCCGACACCACCCGCCACCCGATCGCCAGCCTGGACGGCTGGTTCGGCCAGAACGACGAGGCGCTGCGCAACTTCTCCGGCGACGCGCTCAAGAAGGTGCACGACACCGCCCGGTTCGTCATCACGAAGGCGTTCGGCCGCGGGCCCGGCACGACCTACTTCGCCGGCGGCTCGACCGGCGGGCGCGAGGCCCTCGCCGTCGCGCAGCGCTGGCCGCGCGACTTCGACGGCGTGATCTCGGCCTACCCCGCCTGGAACGCCGCCACCCTCGACCTCTTCTTCGGCCGGATCACCCACGAGTTCGCCAAGCCGGGTGCGTTCCCGTCGAAGGTCCAGCAGGACCTGGTCGCGCAACGGGTTCTCGCCGCCTGCGACGGTGGCGACGGGCTCGCGGACGGCGTCGTCTCCGACGAGGCCGGCTGTGACTTCGACCCGGAGACCCTGCTGTGCGGAGAGGGCGAGACGCCCGGCGCCACCTGTCTCTCCCGCGAGCAGGTCGACGCGGTCGTGGCCGCCGACAGCAGCTGGCGGCTGCCCTACCGGGTGGCCAGCGGGGAGTGGGGCTACCCCGGGTTCCCGCTGCTGTCAGGGGCGCGGATGTCCACCCCGATCCTCGGCTTCGGCACCACCGCACCGGCCGACCCGATGCCCGTCACCGCGGGCTACGGCATGCAGTTCTGGAACCAGTGGGCCAAGTACTTCATCGCCCGCGACCCGCAGATCAGCCCCTTCGCGATCGACCCGGCCGCCCCGGGGGAGTGGCAGCGCCGGATCAGCGAGCTCACCGCGCTCCAGGACGTCAACGACGCCGACCTACGCCCCTTCGCCCGCTCCGGCGGCAGGCTGATCCTGGTCCACGGTGCCGCCGACGAGCTGGTCAGCCACCGCTCCACGATCGACTACTACCAGCGGGTCCAGCGGGTGATGGGCAAGCGGGCCACCGAGGAGTTCTCGCGCTTCTACCTGGTGCCCGGCGCCAACCACGCCAACTTCGCCCCGGTCGCCTTCTCCGCCTCGTACGACTCCCTCACGGCGCTGCAGAAGTGGGCCGAGGACGGCGTCGCTCCGGACAGGCATCAGGTGGTCGCCGACGGCAACGTCGGGGCCAACCGCACGCGGCCCTTGTGCGAGTGGCCGACCTGGCCTGCGTACGTCGGGGGATCCGTCTCCGAGGCGAGCAGCTTCCGGTGCGGCATGTGA
- a CDS encoding ABC transporter ATP-binding protein, whose amino-acid sequence MTSTTPTQDWALRTEGLTKDFRGFRAVSSVDLEVAEGTVHALVGPNGAGKTTLFNLLTGFLKPTSGRIRVFGDDVTGMAPERITRHGVARSFQITSLFENLTPREHVEIALQGLTNQGLRFWRSEKLLGRRREEVDRLLAEVGLTELADRPTGLMAYGQKRALELALVLAVEPRLLLLDEPTAGMGIEDVDRTIELVRRIAAGRTVVFVDHNMHVVAHLADRVTVLQQGSVLAEGPYDEVRADPRVITAYLGEAHSA is encoded by the coding sequence GTGACGAGCACCACACCGACCCAGGACTGGGCTCTACGGACCGAGGGCCTCACCAAGGACTTCCGCGGCTTCCGTGCGGTCAGCTCTGTCGACCTCGAGGTCGCCGAGGGCACCGTACACGCGCTCGTCGGCCCCAACGGCGCCGGCAAGACGACCCTGTTCAACCTGCTGACCGGGTTCCTCAAGCCGACCAGCGGGCGGATCAGGGTCTTCGGTGACGACGTCACCGGGATGGCACCGGAGCGGATCACCCGGCACGGGGTGGCCCGCTCCTTCCAGATCACCAGCCTCTTCGAGAACCTCACCCCGCGCGAGCACGTCGAGATCGCGCTCCAGGGGCTCACCAACCAGGGCCTGCGGTTCTGGCGCTCGGAGAAGCTGCTGGGCCGGCGCCGCGAGGAGGTCGACCGGCTGCTGGCCGAGGTCGGCCTGACCGAGCTCGCCGACAGGCCGACCGGCCTGATGGCGTACGGCCAGAAGCGGGCGCTCGAGCTCGCGCTCGTGCTCGCCGTCGAGCCCCGGCTGCTCCTGCTCGACGAGCCGACGGCGGGGATGGGCATCGAGGACGTCGACCGCACCATCGAGCTCGTCCGGCGCATCGCCGCCGGCCGCACGGTCGTCTTCGTCGACCACAACATGCACGTCGTCGCCCACCTCGCCGACCGGGTCACCGTCCTGCAGCAGGGCTCGGTGCTCGCCGAGGGGCCCTACGACGAGGTGCGCGCCGACCCGCGCGTCATCACCGCCTACCTCGGGGAGGCCCACAGTGCTTGA
- a CDS encoding ABC transporter ATP-binding protein, giving the protein MLETENLSAWYGEAQALREATLSVAEGEVVTLVGRNGAGKTTLVRCLMGLHKHLTGSIRLDGRDITTLPAHKRARAGLGWVQDDRGIFANLSVEENLLLPPRVSESAWTLEQVYDAFPALGSRRRAGGTTLSGGEQQMLAVARVLRTGARVLLLDEPSEGLAPVIVAQIGDIVRTAKQSGIGVLLIEQNVRFAATVADRHYLLAQGRLVESLDNDEFVERQDELLEHLGI; this is encoded by the coding sequence GTGCTTGAGACAGAGAATCTGAGTGCCTGGTACGGCGAGGCGCAGGCGCTGCGCGAGGCCACCCTGAGCGTGGCCGAGGGCGAGGTGGTCACCCTGGTCGGCCGCAACGGCGCCGGCAAGACCACCCTGGTCCGCTGCCTGATGGGCCTGCACAAGCACCTGACCGGATCGATCCGGCTCGACGGTCGCGACATCACCACGCTGCCGGCGCACAAGCGTGCCCGCGCCGGGCTCGGCTGGGTGCAGGACGACCGCGGCATCTTCGCCAACCTGAGCGTGGAGGAGAACCTGCTGCTGCCGCCCCGCGTCTCGGAGTCGGCGTGGACGCTGGAGCAGGTCTACGACGCCTTCCCGGCCCTCGGCAGCCGCCGCCGGGCCGGCGGGACGACGCTCTCGGGCGGCGAGCAGCAGATGCTCGCCGTCGCCCGTGTGCTCCGCACCGGCGCCCGGGTGCTCCTGCTCGACGAGCCCTCCGAGGGGCTCGCGCCCGTCATCGTCGCCCAGATCGGCGACATCGTGCGGACCGCGAAGCAGTCCGGGATCGGCGTGCTCCTGATCGAGCAGAACGTACGTTTCGCCGCCACCGTCGCCGACCGCCACTACCTGCTCGCCCAGGGCCGCCTGGTCGAGAGCCTCGACAACGACGAGTTCGTCGAACGTCAGGACGAACTGCTCGAACACCTCGGGATCTGA
- a CDS encoding ABC transporter substrate-binding protein has protein sequence MNKRRTVATASMVMAGVLVTAGCGAGGPSAGGGDFTDDKVVLALLNDASGVYKDVSGPNSKIAIQMAIDDYKKKYGDEAVVDDIEVTSADHQNEPDIANTKAQELYDREGADVILDVPTSSAALAVATQAKNKKKLYMNVGAATTELTGAQCNKYTFHYAYDTWMLANGTGTVVTEEGGKNWQLIYPDYAFGQDMVKSFTGAIEAGGGKVAGTIATPFPNDNFATYITKAGAAKPQVIGTMHAGGDLINLVKQYNESGLKDQGIDLAVGLMFISDIHSLGVEAFEGTIFTDAWYWNLDEESREWADRFMEETGDRPTYAHAGNYSAATQYLEAVQAAGTDDADKVVAELEGKEVEDMFLRNGEIRAEDHRVIHDVYLARVKGPADVKEDWDYEEIIKTIPAEEAFRPAAESGCSM, from the coding sequence ATGAACAAGCGACGCACAGTTGCCACCGCCTCGATGGTGATGGCAGGTGTCCTGGTCACCGCAGGCTGCGGCGCCGGCGGACCGAGCGCGGGCGGAGGCGACTTCACCGACGACAAGGTGGTCCTCGCCCTGCTCAACGACGCCTCCGGTGTCTACAAGGACGTCTCCGGCCCCAACTCGAAGATCGCGATCCAGATGGCGATCGACGACTACAAGAAGAAGTACGGCGACGAGGCCGTCGTCGACGACATCGAGGTGACCTCGGCCGACCACCAGAACGAGCCGGACATCGCCAACACCAAGGCCCAGGAGCTCTACGACCGCGAGGGCGCCGACGTGATCCTCGACGTGCCGACCTCCTCGGCCGCGCTGGCCGTCGCGACGCAGGCCAAGAACAAGAAGAAGCTCTACATGAACGTCGGCGCGGCCACGACCGAGCTGACCGGCGCGCAGTGCAACAAGTACACCTTCCACTACGCCTACGACACCTGGATGCTGGCCAACGGCACCGGCACCGTCGTGACCGAGGAGGGCGGCAAGAACTGGCAGCTGATCTACCCCGACTACGCCTTCGGCCAGGACATGGTGAAGTCCTTCACCGGCGCCATCGAGGCCGGCGGCGGCAAGGTCGCTGGCACGATCGCGACGCCGTTCCCGAACGACAACTTCGCGACGTACATCACCAAGGCGGGAGCCGCGAAACCGCAGGTCATCGGCACCATGCACGCCGGCGGCGACCTGATCAACCTGGTCAAGCAGTACAACGAGTCCGGCCTCAAGGACCAGGGCATCGACCTGGCCGTCGGGCTGATGTTCATCTCCGACATCCACTCGCTCGGCGTCGAGGCGTTCGAGGGCACGATCTTCACCGACGCCTGGTACTGGAACCTCGACGAGGAGTCCCGCGAGTGGGCCGACCGGTTCATGGAGGAGACCGGCGACCGGCCGACGTACGCCCACGCGGGCAACTACTCGGCGGCCACCCAGTATCTGGAGGCGGTCCAGGCGGCCGGCACCGACGACGCCGACAAGGTCGTCGCGGAGCTCGAGGGCAAGGAGGTCGAGGACATGTTCCTGCGCAACGGTGAGATCCGCGCCGAGGACCACCGGGTCATCCACGACGTCTACCTGGCCCGGGTCAAGGGGCCGGCCGACGTCAAGGAGGACTGGGACTACGAGGAGATCATCAAGACCATCCCCGCCGAGGAGGCGTTCCGCCCGGCGGCGGAGTCCGGCTGCTCGATGTAG
- a CDS encoding branched-chain amino acid ABC transporter permease → MNAVLQYTVQGLAAGSFYALAALGLAVIFGVLGVVNFAHGAFYMLGAVAAAVLLDTVGMSLWLALIVVPLLMLVFGMLVERLLVQWLLPLDPLYNLLLTFGLTLLLVDLVKRRYGVSGLPYERPSALDGRVQVGGVGLPVYQLFVIGVALLVCLGVWLLMTRTRVGMIVRAATERPELARALGINVGRWVTPVFGFGVALAGLAGVLAAPFRAITAEMGSDFIIILFAVVVIGGLGSIVGAVVGGFLVGLVEAFGQAYAPTFAQVLIFVLMAVVVLARPAGLFGREEATA, encoded by the coding sequence ATGAACGCGGTTCTGCAGTACACCGTCCAAGGGCTCGCGGCCGGCAGCTTCTACGCGCTGGCCGCGCTCGGGCTGGCGGTCATCTTCGGGGTGCTGGGCGTGGTCAACTTCGCCCACGGCGCCTTCTACATGCTGGGAGCGGTCGCAGCCGCGGTGCTCCTGGACACCGTCGGGATGAGCCTGTGGCTGGCGCTGATCGTGGTGCCGCTGCTGATGCTGGTCTTCGGGATGCTGGTCGAGCGGCTGCTGGTGCAGTGGCTGCTGCCGCTCGACCCGCTCTACAACCTGCTGCTCACCTTCGGGCTGACCCTGCTGCTGGTCGACCTGGTCAAGCGTCGCTACGGGGTCTCGGGGTTGCCCTATGAACGCCCCTCCGCACTGGACGGGCGGGTGCAGGTGGGTGGCGTCGGGCTGCCGGTCTACCAGCTCTTCGTGATCGGTGTCGCGCTGCTGGTCTGCCTCGGCGTCTGGCTGCTGATGACGCGTACGCGGGTGGGGATGATCGTGCGGGCCGCGACCGAGCGGCCGGAGCTCGCCCGTGCGCTCGGCATCAACGTCGGGCGCTGGGTGACGCCGGTCTTCGGCTTCGGGGTCGCGCTCGCCGGGCTGGCCGGAGTCCTGGCCGCACCGTTCCGGGCGATCACCGCCGAGATGGGCAGCGACTTCATCATCATCCTGTTCGCGGTGGTGGTGATCGGCGGGCTCGGCTCGATCGTCGGCGCCGTCGTCGGCGGCTTCCTGGTCGGGCTGGTGGAGGCGTTCGGGCAGGCGTACGCACCGACGTTCGCGCAGGTGCTCATCTTCGTGCTCATGGCCGTGGTCGTCCTGGCCCGGCCGGCCGGGCTCTTCGGTCGAGAGGAGGCGACGGCATGA
- a CDS encoding branched-chain amino acid ABC transporter permease, with the protein MTLRQAQDTASIATAGASVSEQHAAIAGARPWQRLLLLAVGLVVALGLPWFVYPPVAMDIAAWALFAVALDLLLGYCGLLSFGHAAFWGGSAYATGLIAIHLGVPFPVAVLGGALFAMVLAVPIGYLSVKRSGIYFAMVTLAFAQMLFFIANQASSLTGGENGLQGVPRSFFGIEAVETDSFFFYYAALPIILLGMWAAWRIVHSPFGRVLVAIRDNAPRARALGYDVERYKLIVFVLSAGLSGLAGGVFAVSHGFVALPELHWATSGEVVLMTVLGGIGTLWGGVIGAGLIVMLADYLASSGFDGIGIVTGAVFVTVVLLFRRGIWGTARHLYLMRRSASRARR; encoded by the coding sequence ATGACCCTTCGACAAGCTCAGGACACCGCGTCGATCGCGACCGCTGGCGCGAGCGTCAGCGAACAGCACGCGGCGATCGCCGGAGCACGGCCGTGGCAGCGGCTGTTGCTGCTGGCCGTGGGTCTGGTGGTGGCGCTCGGGCTGCCATGGTTCGTCTATCCGCCGGTGGCGATGGACATCGCCGCCTGGGCGCTCTTCGCGGTGGCCCTCGACCTGCTGCTGGGCTACTGCGGGCTGCTCTCCTTCGGTCACGCCGCGTTCTGGGGCGGGTCGGCCTATGCGACCGGACTGATCGCCATCCACCTCGGCGTCCCGTTCCCGGTGGCGGTGCTCGGCGGGGCGCTCTTCGCAATGGTCCTGGCGGTGCCGATCGGCTACCTGTCGGTGAAGCGGTCCGGGATCTACTTCGCGATGGTCACCCTGGCCTTCGCGCAGATGCTCTTCTTCATCGCCAATCAGGCCTCCTCGCTCACCGGCGGTGAGAACGGACTCCAGGGCGTGCCGCGGTCGTTCTTCGGGATCGAAGCGGTCGAGACCGACTCGTTCTTCTTCTACTACGCCGCGCTGCCGATCATCCTCCTCGGGATGTGGGCCGCCTGGCGGATCGTCCACTCCCCCTTCGGGCGGGTGCTCGTCGCGATCCGCGACAACGCGCCACGGGCCCGGGCGCTGGGCTACGACGTGGAGCGCTACAAGCTGATCGTCTTCGTGCTCTCGGCCGGGCTCTCCGGGCTCGCCGGCGGCGTCTTCGCGGTCTCGCACGGGTTCGTCGCGCTGCCCGAGCTGCACTGGGCCACCTCCGGGGAGGTCGTGCTGATGACGGTGCTGGGTGGCATCGGCACGCTGTGGGGCGGCGTCATCGGCGCCGGGCTGATCGTGATGCTCGCCGACTACCTGGCCTCGTCCGGGTTCGACGGCATCGGGATCGTCACCGGGGCCGTGTTCGTGACCGTGGTGCTGCTGTTCCGTCGGGGCATCTGGGGCACCGCCCGGCACCTGTACCTGATGCGACGCTCCGCGTCGCGAGCGCGACGCTGA